One window of the Methanomassiliicoccaceae archaeon DOK genome contains the following:
- the trpD gene encoding anthranilate phosphoribosyltransferase: MTVVTDALLKLSRREDLTFDEARGVMDCIMSGECTPTLISSYLTALTVKGETVDEIAASATEMRAHGLKLPGDHSDALEIVGTGGDRSGSFNISTTSAFVVASCGVPVAKHGNRAASSRCGAADVLEALGAVIDMPPERTQAILQECGFGFMFAQRYHTSMKYVAPIRKELGFRTVFNILGPLTNPAAAGSQLSGVYSKAMITPMARVLSKLGVRNAMVVYGVDGLDEISVSDITLCTEVRDGRLQDYVISPEDFGIKRHPHDDLLGGGPVENAAITRAVLSGQKGAKRDAVLLNAGAGLYTVGRTKSIDDGMEMAAQAIDSGKALETLDRYVALTGAMRCRPYLTASSRTPA; the protein is encoded by the coding sequence GTGACCGTCGTTACTGACGCGCTTCTGAAGCTGTCCAGGAGGGAGGACCTGACATTCGACGAGGCCAGAGGCGTGATGGACTGCATCATGAGCGGGGAGTGCACGCCGACCCTGATCTCATCGTACCTCACGGCTCTGACCGTGAAAGGGGAGACCGTGGACGAGATCGCAGCTTCTGCGACCGAGATGAGGGCCCACGGACTGAAGCTCCCCGGCGACCACTCCGACGCGCTGGAGATCGTGGGCACCGGAGGGGACCGCTCGGGATCGTTCAACATCTCCACCACATCCGCGTTCGTCGTGGCCTCCTGCGGGGTCCCCGTTGCCAAGCACGGGAACAGGGCCGCGAGCAGCAGATGCGGAGCAGCCGACGTCCTCGAGGCGCTGGGGGCTGTCATCGACATGCCCCCGGAGAGGACCCAGGCCATCCTCCAGGAGTGCGGGTTCGGCTTCATGTTCGCCCAGAGGTACCACACCTCCATGAAATACGTCGCCCCGATAAGGAAGGAGCTGGGGTTCAGGACCGTGTTCAACATCCTGGGGCCGCTCACGAACCCCGCGGCGGCCGGGAGCCAGCTGTCGGGCGTATACTCCAAGGCCATGATCACGCCGATGGCGAGGGTGCTCTCGAAGCTTGGGGTGAGGAACGCCATGGTGGTGTACGGCGTCGACGGCCTGGACGAGATCTCCGTGTCGGACATCACGCTGTGCACGGAGGTGAGGGACGGCAGGCTGCAGGACTACGTCATATCCCCGGAGGACTTCGGCATCAAGAGGCACCCCCATGACGACCTGCTCGGCGGCGGGCCCGTGGAGAACGCCGCGATCACACGCGCCGTGCTCTCTGGACAGAAGGGTGCGAAGAGGGACGCCGTCCTCCTCAACGCCGGAGCCGGACTCTACACCGTCGGTAGGACCAAGTCGATAGACGACGGGATGGAGATGGCCGCCCAGGCGATAGACTCCGGGAAGGCCCTGGAGACTCTGGACAGGTACGTCGCGCTCACGGGGGCGATGCGATGTCGACCATACTTGACAGCATCGTCGCGGACACCCGCCTGA
- the trpE gene encoding anthranilate synthase component I produces the protein MYSPTNEETERFSAEGYGAIPVSRTVLADIRTPIEVLRTLMGVDSHCYILESVENRQRWGRYTFLGFDPILDIVCSDGRTEIRENGDTKVHEGDPTEVIREVVSRFRSPRIEGMPPFTGGLVGYFSYDYIKYAEPSLRIDARDDEGFEDADLMLFDKVIAFDNFRQTITVIVNMIPGLRGYDEACGLIDRIIDLIREGRIGEHQPLKLGSDFVPMHSEERYCEMVDAAKKRIKEGDIFQVVLSNRLEAEMEGSLLDVYRVLRTTNPSPYMFYFSGSDIEVAGASPETLVKLKGGVLHTFPLAGTRPRGRTDEEDRRLERELLSDEKELAEHNMLVDLGRNDIGKVSEFGSVKVEKYMEIERFSHVMHIGSTVKGEIRSDMDALDAIEAVLPAGTLSGAPKLMACSIIDELEDCKRGIYGGAIGYIDLTGNMDVCIGIRIAYRKNGKVFVRSGAGIVADSVPENEYRECMNKARAVVEAVRTAAGGLE, from the coding sequence ATGTACAGCCCAACGAACGAAGAGACGGAGAGATTCTCCGCTGAGGGATACGGCGCGATACCCGTGTCCCGCACCGTGCTGGCGGACATCAGGACCCCGATCGAGGTTCTGAGAACGCTCATGGGGGTGGACAGCCACTGCTACATCCTGGAGAGCGTGGAGAACAGACAGCGCTGGGGAAGGTACACGTTCCTGGGCTTCGACCCCATTCTTGACATAGTATGCTCCGACGGGAGGACGGAGATCAGGGAGAACGGGGACACGAAAGTGCACGAGGGCGACCCGACGGAAGTCATCAGGGAAGTCGTCTCCAGATTCAGGAGCCCGAGGATCGAGGGCATGCCACCGTTTACCGGAGGACTCGTCGGATACTTCTCCTACGACTACATCAAGTACGCCGAACCTTCGCTCAGAATCGACGCCAGGGACGACGAGGGATTCGAGGACGCCGACCTGATGCTGTTCGACAAGGTGATAGCCTTCGACAACTTCAGACAGACCATCACGGTCATAGTGAACATGATTCCCGGCCTGAGGGGGTACGATGAGGCCTGCGGACTCATAGACAGAATAATCGACCTGATCAGAGAGGGCAGGATCGGCGAGCATCAGCCGTTGAAACTGGGTTCAGACTTCGTCCCGATGCATTCTGAGGAGCGCTACTGCGAGATGGTGGACGCCGCCAAGAAGCGCATAAAGGAGGGGGACATCTTCCAGGTCGTGCTCTCCAACCGCCTGGAGGCGGAGATGGAGGGCAGCCTCCTGGACGTTTACAGGGTCCTCAGGACCACCAACCCCTCCCCCTACATGTTCTACTTCTCCGGCAGCGACATCGAGGTCGCAGGAGCGTCCCCCGAGACGCTTGTCAAACTCAAGGGCGGGGTGCTCCACACCTTCCCGCTGGCGGGGACTAGACCCCGCGGCCGCACCGACGAGGAGGACCGGAGGCTCGAGAGGGAGCTTCTCTCCGACGAGAAGGAGCTGGCCGAGCACAACATGCTCGTGGATCTGGGGAGGAACGACATCGGGAAGGTGTCGGAGTTCGGATCGGTGAAGGTCGAGAAGTACATGGAGATCGAGAGGTTCTCCCACGTGATGCACATAGGCTCCACCGTCAAGGGGGAGATCCGCAGCGACATGGACGCCCTGGACGCGATCGAGGCCGTCCTCCCCGCAGGGACGCTCTCGGGCGCCCCGAAGCTCATGGCCTGCAGCATCATCGACGAGCTGGAGGACTGCAAGCGCGGGATATACGGCGGGGCCATCGGATACATCGACCTGACCGGGAACATGGACGTCTGCATCGGCATCAGGATCGCGTACAGGAAGAACGGCAAGGTCTTCGTCAGATCGGGCGCCGGGATCGTGGCGGACAGCGTCCCCGAGAACGAGTACCGCGAGTGCATGAACAAGGCCAGGGCGGTTGTCGAGGCCGTCCGCACAGCTGCGGGGGGATTGGAATGA
- a CDS encoding adenosylcobalamin-dependent ribonucleoside-diphosphate reductase codes for MNVEEWLGADNQLGIDIWNKKYCHDNETFDQWLDRISNGNADIRRMIAEKKFLFGGRILANRGLYKSGLKVTYSNCYVLTPPEDSIESIFETAGRLARTFSYGGGAGIDISKLAPRGAKINNTASETSGAVSFTDLFSMVTGLIGQHGRRGALMLTMSCDHPDLEEFMSVKTDLERVTKANMSIRVSDEFMECVRDRKPFTQKFDRPESNQKIRKDLNAAEFFEKLCHANWDYGEPGCLYWDRISSWNLLSEFPDYTYAGTNPCAEEPLPAGGSCLLGSINLAAFVKEGRFQVMEFIEAVRICVRGLNDVLDEGLPLHPLEEQKESVRNWRQIGLGIMGLADMLIMLGYKYGTPESVDFCDKLGKLMMDTALNESAIMAKEQGMFPKCVPQQIVDSPFFKENASEATRELVLQYGLRNSQLLTIAPTGTLSTMIGISGGIEPIFAISYERRTTSLSDHDDFYKVYTPIVQAYMDAHPDIKDEKDLPDFFVTAQNLDYRQRIDMQSTWQRHIDASISSTVNLPEEFPESDVYNIYMYAWESGCKGVTVFRDGCKRLGILSTKEMEKSKEAAPAPKVEEKPEKRGIVEKVGDNVVGKKRKLMTGCGSLHCTAFFDPDTGELMEAYLNKGSTGGCNNFMVGLSRMISLAARSGCGIDAIVDQLKSCGSCPSYVVRTHTKRDTSLGSCCPMAVGWALTDMYKEMQAQIHGIPEDEPEEKPREIKNPCPKCGAELEFQGGCNICKSCGWTKCD; via the coding sequence GTGAACGTAGAGGAGTGGCTCGGTGCTGACAACCAGCTCGGCATCGACATATGGAACAAGAAGTACTGTCATGACAACGAGACCTTCGACCAGTGGCTTGACCGCATCAGCAACGGCAACGCCGACATCCGCAGGATGATAGCCGAGAAGAAGTTCCTCTTCGGCGGCAGGATCCTGGCGAACAGGGGACTCTACAAGAGCGGCCTCAAGGTGACATACTCCAACTGCTACGTCCTCACGCCGCCCGAGGACTCCATCGAGTCCATCTTCGAGACCGCCGGCAGGCTAGCCCGCACCTTCAGCTACGGAGGGGGAGCGGGAATCGACATCTCGAAGCTCGCCCCCAGGGGAGCCAAGATCAACAACACGGCCTCCGAGACATCTGGCGCCGTCTCCTTCACAGATCTCTTCTCCATGGTCACAGGCCTGATCGGTCAGCACGGCCGTCGCGGCGCCCTGATGCTCACCATGTCCTGCGATCATCCCGACCTGGAGGAGTTCATGTCCGTCAAGACTGACCTTGAGAGGGTCACCAAGGCGAACATGTCCATCAGGGTCTCCGACGAGTTCATGGAGTGTGTCAGGGACAGGAAGCCGTTCACGCAGAAGTTCGACCGTCCCGAGAGCAACCAGAAGATCAGGAAGGACCTGAACGCGGCGGAGTTCTTCGAGAAGCTCTGCCATGCCAACTGGGACTACGGCGAGCCCGGCTGTCTCTACTGGGACAGGATCTCATCGTGGAACCTGCTGAGCGAGTTCCCCGACTACACCTACGCCGGGACAAACCCCTGTGCCGAGGAGCCACTCCCCGCGGGAGGCAGCTGTCTTCTCGGAAGCATCAACCTGGCCGCCTTCGTCAAGGAGGGGAGGTTCCAGGTCATGGAGTTCATCGAGGCTGTCAGGATCTGCGTGCGCGGTCTCAACGACGTCCTGGACGAGGGTCTCCCCCTGCACCCGCTCGAGGAGCAGAAGGAGTCGGTCCGCAACTGGAGGCAGATCGGCCTGGGCATCATGGGCCTGGCGGACATGCTCATCATGCTCGGGTACAAGTACGGCACACCCGAGTCCGTCGACTTCTGCGACAAGCTCGGGAAGCTCATGATGGACACGGCCCTGAACGAGTCCGCCATCATGGCGAAGGAGCAGGGAATGTTCCCCAAGTGCGTCCCCCAGCAGATTGTGGACTCCCCGTTCTTCAAGGAGAACGCCTCCGAGGCCACCAGGGAGCTCGTCCTCCAGTACGGTCTGAGGAACTCCCAGCTGCTCACAATCGCGCCCACGGGGACTCTGTCCACCATGATCGGCATCTCGGGAGGCATAGAGCCCATCTTCGCCATCTCCTACGAGAGGAGGACCACCTCGCTCTCGGACCACGACGACTTCTACAAGGTCTACACGCCCATCGTCCAGGCCTACATGGACGCCCATCCGGACATCAAGGACGAGAAGGACCTGCCGGACTTCTTCGTGACCGCACAGAACCTGGACTACAGGCAGAGGATCGACATGCAGTCCACTTGGCAGAGGCACATCGACGCCTCCATCAGCTCCACGGTGAACCTCCCCGAGGAGTTCCCCGAGTCGGATGTCTACAACATCTACATGTACGCATGGGAGTCGGGATGCAAGGGCGTCACGGTGTTCCGCGACGGATGCAAGCGCCTCGGCATCCTCTCCACGAAGGAGATGGAGAAGTCCAAGGAGGCGGCTCCCGCGCCCAAGGTCGAGGAGAAGCCCGAGAAGAGGGGAATCGTTGAGAAGGTCGGCGACAACGTGGTCGGCAAGAAGAGGAAGCTCATGACCGGCTGCGGCAGCCTGCACTGCACCGCGTTCTTCGACCCCGACACCGGGGAGCTCATGGAGGCCTATCTCAACAAGGGATCCACCGGAGGCTGCAACAACTTCATGGTCGGTCTCTCTAGGATGATTTCCCTCGCCGCCAGGTCCGGATGCGGCATCGACGCCATCGTGGACCAGCTCAAGTCCTGCGGCTCCTGCCCGTCCTACGTGGTCAGGACCCACACCAAGAGGGACACGAGTCTCGGCTCCTGCTGCCCGATGGCGGTCGGATGGGCCCTCACGGACATGTACAAGGAGATGCAGGCCCAGATCCACGGAATACCCGAGGACGAGCCCGAGGAGAAGCCAAGGGAGATCAAGAACCCCTGTCCCAAGTGCGGGGCGGAGCTCGAGTTCCAGGGCGGATGCAACATCTGCAAGTCCTGCGGCTGGACGAAGTGCGACTGA
- a CDS encoding aminodeoxychorismate/anthranilate synthase component II, which translates to MTTVIVDNYDSFSYNLYQAIGAIDPDVTVVRNDEVTVGELASMGADRIVLSPGPGRPEDAGICVEAVRELRGTVPILGVCLGHQAICVAYGATVTYAPRLMHGKSSEITADISSPLFEGIGDRTTVGRYHSLAVDRDTLPSGLKVTSETDEGDVMSVEDPARKVFGVQFHPESILTPEGPRMIANFMGVRM; encoded by the coding sequence ATGACCACCGTCATCGTAGATAACTACGACAGCTTCTCCTACAACCTGTACCAGGCCATAGGGGCCATCGACCCAGACGTGACCGTCGTGAGGAACGACGAAGTCACCGTCGGGGAGCTGGCGTCCATGGGCGCAGACAGGATAGTCCTGTCCCCGGGGCCCGGGAGGCCTGAGGACGCGGGGATCTGCGTGGAGGCCGTCAGGGAGCTCCGCGGCACGGTGCCCATCCTCGGCGTGTGCCTTGGCCACCAGGCCATATGCGTCGCCTACGGCGCCACCGTCACCTACGCCCCGAGGCTGATGCACGGGAAGAGCTCGGAGATAACCGCGGACATCAGTTCCCCGCTGTTCGAGGGAATCGGAGATCGCACCACGGTAGGCAGGTACCATTCGCTGGCGGTGGACCGCGACACCCTGCCGTCCGGACTGAAGGTCACCTCCGAGACCGACGAGGGCGACGTGATGTCCGTGGAGGACCCCGCAAGGAAGGTGTTCGGGGTGCAGTTCCACCCCGAGTCCATCCTGACACCAGAGGGGCCCAGGATGATCGCCAACTTCATGGGGGTGAGGATGTGA